The genomic stretch CTGTGACGCCTCAGCAGGACAGCCGTAACAGGACCTAGCCTTGGTTAGGAACCGGAAAGTCGGAGTGGGTGATCTCCTCGATCGAGACGTCCCGGAACGTTAGGACCTTTGCACTTTTCACGAACCGGGCAGGGCGGTACATGTCCCACACCCACGCATCTCCCATAGAGACCTCGTAGTAGACATCGCTGCCCTCGGTGCGCACCTTGAGGTCAACGGCGTTACATAGGTAGAACCGTCGTTCGGTCTCTACTGCATACGTGAAGATGCCGACTACGTCCTTGTATTCGTGGTAGAGGTCAAGCTCCAGCTTGCTCTCGTACTGTTCCAGATCTTCCGTGCTCATGGTGCCTCACACTTTAGCCGCATCAGGTACACAGGAGTAGCTGAGGCGGTGAACGGGACTCGGACCGAGTAGCTTCAAGGCCTTCTTATGCGCTGCGGTGCAGTACCCCTTGTGTACAGCAAGGCCGTAGCCAGGGTATTCCTGCTCGTAGCCGACCATGATCGCATCACGTTGAACCTTGGCAACGATGGAAGCGGCGCTGATACAGGCCGCAACTTTATCTCCCTTCCAGATGCCCAGCCCCGGCGTTCCCAGACCGCTCACCGGAAACCCGTCGGTCAGAACGAACCCCGGCCTGATCTGCAACCGCGCCACGGCCCTGCGTAGGCCTTGAAGATCGGCCTCATGCATCCCCAAAGCGTCACAATCGGCGGGTTCAACTCGTGCCCAGGCCACTGCAGTGGCACTTTCCAGTATCGATCGGCAGATTTCCGTCCTGCGTTTCGGGGTCAAGGCTTTGGAATCGTCGAGACCCTCGACTGGACGGGCAGGATTCAGGATCACCGCAGCAGCCACCAACGGCCCGGCGCACGCCCCACGTCCCGCCTCATCAACCCCGGCGACTGGGCCGAGCCCAGCGGTCGTCAGGACGCTCTCATAAAGATGAACGTCCTTCAACACCCGGCCGGGGCTTCGATGATGGTGGCTTCCGCTGGTGCTTCTTTCTCGGGTTTGGGAACTCTCGCGAAGGTCTCCGGCACCCGGAAGGTCGACAATCTGTCCAAAGGAGCCACGATGGCAACTGCTGCCCCCACCACCTTGTTCATGGGAACAAAAGCTGCCGCTCCTGCCTTTCCCCCGACTCGCGTGTCGCGCAAGTGGCACCGTGAATCCGCTGAGGCATTCCGGTGATCGCCCATAACGAAGATGTGATCAGCAGGAACGATGACATCGAAAGGCAGGTTCGACGGGGCGACTTGTACACCGTTCTCGGAGTACAGGTACTGAGATTCATCCAAGGCCACTCCATTGACTGTCACGGCCCCCTCCGCCGTGCAGCAGGCCACTCGATCCCCCGGCATACCGATCGCACGCTTTATGAGATACCCAGCGCCGGGATTCGGCAGGACCCCTATGAACTCCAAAACCTGTTCCATCTGCGTGTGTGCCGGCTGGGGGCCCGAGAGCCAGCGCGCAGGATCCTCGAAGACCACCACGTCGCCACGTTGGAACCCTCCGAACTTGGCGATCAGGACCCTGTCCCCAACTTTCAGAGTGTTCTCCATGCTGCCGCTCGGAATGCTGAACATCTGAGCGACGAATCCCCGCAACAGAGTGGAAATCAGGAGCGCGCCAACGAGAATGAGAGCAATCTCCCCCACCCCGCTGAAAAACCGCCGAGGGAAGGAGCGCTCCTTCTCCTGCGATACTCCGGTGCCGGAATCATCGGTGCTTTCCAACGCAATCGCCTTCCTGAGAAAACAAGCGGCCCGCACCGCCGGGTTTCACCCTACAGGCACGGGCCAAGCACATGCCCTCAGGCGCGCTTTTCCTTGATCTTGGCAGCCTTGCCGCGCAAACCACGCAAGTAGTACAGCTTGGCTCGACGCACATCACCCCGGCGCTCCACCTCGATCTTCTCGATGATGGGGCTGTGAAGTGGGAAGGTACGCTCAACGCCCACGCCGAAACTCACCTTCCGCACCGTGAACGCTTCCTGCACCCCGCCGGCATTGCGGGCGATCACGACGCCTGCGAACACCTGGACACGGGACCTGCTACCTTCGATGACTCGCACGTGCACACGCACAGAGTCGCCGGGACGGAATTTGGGGATGTCAGATCGTAGAGCTGCCTGGTCAATGGCCTTGATCAACGGATTGGTCATGATGTCCTCGTCAGTGCCACAGGCCACCGCGTTCGTGATTCTCCTGCCGCACCCCGGCTTATCCCCCTGTGGCAGGAGCCGGGTTCGGGCTGGCTGCCCGGTTGGGCAACGGCTGATAATTATGCCACACAAGCATGAAACGATGCGCATTCAGGAAAACCGACGCGGGGCGCCCGTTTCTGGGCGCCCCGCGCGGGTGGCTATGACGCGATAAAGCAGAGACGCTCAGTCCCCTACTTGCCGTCACCC from Arachnia propionica encodes the following:
- a CDS encoding DUF2469 domain-containing protein, encoding MSTEDLEQYESKLELDLYHEYKDVVGIFTYAVETERRFYLCNAVDLKVRTEGSDVYYEVSMGDAWVWDMYRPARFVKSAKVLTFRDVSIEEITHSDFPVPNQG
- the rplS gene encoding 50S ribosomal protein L19, whose translation is MTNPLIKAIDQAALRSDIPKFRPGDSVRVHVRVIEGSRSRVQVFAGVVIARNAGGVQEAFTVRKVSFGVGVERTFPLHSPIIEKIEVERRGDVRRAKLYYLRGLRGKAAKIKEKRA
- the lepB gene encoding signal peptidase I, translated to MESTDDSGTGVSQEKERSFPRRFFSGVGEIALILVGALLISTLLRGFVAQMFSIPSGSMENTLKVGDRVLIAKFGGFQRGDVVVFEDPARWLSGPQPAHTQMEQVLEFIGVLPNPGAGYLIKRAIGMPGDRVACCTAEGAVTVNGVALDESQYLYSENGVQVAPSNLPFDVIVPADHIFVMGDHRNASADSRCHLRDTRVGGKAGAAAFVPMNKVVGAAVAIVAPLDRLSTFRVPETFARVPKPEKEAPAEATIIEAPAGC
- a CDS encoding ribonuclease HII, producing the protein MLKDVHLYESVLTTAGLGPVAGVDEAGRGACAGPLVAAAVILNPARPVEGLDDSKALTPKRRTEICRSILESATAVAWARVEPADCDALGMHEADLQGLRRAVARLQIRPGFVLTDGFPVSGLGTPGLGIWKGDKVAACISAASIVAKVQRDAIMVGYEQEYPGYGLAVHKGYCTAAHKKALKLLGPSPVHRLSYSCVPDAAKV